cttcttattcttttgatgTTTTAGTAGATCATTAGGAAATAAATTAGTTAGTCACACACTGGACTCTGATTTTTCCCATTGAAACTCTGATGACATACCTTGGGTTTGTGTGTACCATTCTCATCCTTGTGATTTTTGGTGGATCACtaggcaaaaagaaaaagagcaGAATACTTGAGGCAGAGAGGAAGGCCAGATATAGCTAGTCGAGTAAATATTATTAGGATGCACAAACATGCTGACATCCTATCCCAAAAATTAGCAAGGTATTTTAGCTCTTCACTGTtttcaagattaaaaaaggaattactttttcaaaatgtttttcttctgttACTTTgctttcatatttatatttatgctTTAAGGTAAACCTTATGTCTTGATGTAATGGAGAACATGTCAAAGTTAAAATTCTTTGCAGATGATTGACCATGTTTCTCACTCCCTGcttttaaaaatctttatataatttgaataatttacaTCATGGGTTCTATATAACTTGATATGATAAAATATCATctacttttgtttctttctgtTACAGGTTGAGATGTGTTAACCTCAATACTTCTTTAGTACCATGACtaatttaccattttctttttctctttgctTCTCGGGGGTTGGAGCTTTGTGGATAATTATTGCTAATCTTAATCTGAGGTCAAATGAGTATTGTCTCTTAATTTTGCATGCAGAATCGTAGATGGAACAATTTGTTTTACATCCTTAAAAAGAAACGAATTATCTGTTTGCATTTGCCTATTGAGTACTTTTGATGTTGAATATGTTTCTATTGATAAATTAAGAAACATATTCCCTTGAAATGAAATTACATTTCCCAtcacttcaatttttctcCATAGGTGCTGGAGGAGATTTCTAAAATTGAGGAGGACTACTTTAGCATTAACTGAAGCATACAACTCCCTAAACATTAATGGAAGATCTGTTAAGTCAATGCCTTTTGAACAGTTTGCTGTTCTGATTGAATCAAGTTCTACTCTCCAAACTGTTAAAGCATTACTTGATCGACTTGAAAGCCGCTTGAAAGCTGCTAAGGTTGTTGCTGCTACAAGTTAcccatttaaatttgaaaatattgatcaCCTCCTCAAGCGAGTTGCTTCTCCTAAAAGGAGGTCTAGTCCAAGTTCGGCAAGGAGCAGAAACACAAGCAGAGTAGTTGTTCGGGAGGTAGCTAGAAGTATTGCTAAACCATTCAGATATCCTGTTAGAGTGGTCCTTTGTGCTTATATGATACTGGGTCATCCTGATGCGGTTCTTAGTAGTCAGGGAGAACGTGAGATTGCTCTGGTCAAAACTGCAAAAGAATTTGTCAACGAGTTTGAACTATTGGTAAAGATTATTTTGGAAGGGCCAATTCAGAGTTCAGATGATGAATTAGAATCTTCGCCAAAACAGTGGACCTTCAGATCTCAGCTTGCTGCATTTGATAAAGCATGGTGTTCCTACCTGAATTGCTTTGTGGCATGGAAAGTGAAGGATGCACGAGCATTAGAAGAGGATTTGGTGAGAGCTGCATGTCAACTCGAATTGTCGATGCTCCAAACTTGCAAGTTGTCAGCTGGAGGAGATAATGCTCTTACACATGATATGAAGGCTATCCAGAAGCAGGTAACACttgttttgtcttttttgaaagtttacaTTTAAAAGCTTATGAGGATCCGTGAATTTTAACATTATTAAATGGCaggtaattataattttgacgCACATTTTCAGAATTGGTTTCTGTGTTTGATTATGTTCTTGAATTTTCTCAGTAATCTCATACTTAAAACCcttgattaaaaaaacatgCCAAATTATTGCATTTTAGCGTGGAGTGTTACAGTGTGTAGCGTTCAGCAATCTTCACATTAGATTTTTTCACTAATTGGTGGTAATTTGTGGACCAGGACACTGATGCACATTAGATTTTTTCACTAATTGGTGGTAATTTGTGGACCAGGTCACTGATGataaaaaacttttaagagaGAAGGTTCAGGACCTTAGTGGAGATGCTGGGGTTGAGCGTATGGAAAGTGCTTTATCTGAAACACGATCCAAGTACTTTGAGTCTGTAGAAAATGGAAGCCCTTTGAGTTTGCCAGTTACACAGTTTATATCTTCTTCTATTTCCAACTCGGATGGTCCTTCAATTTCAAGATCAGATGTCAGGAGCAATAAGGACAGGCATATTGAAAGGCCAGCTCGTGTAGTCCGTTCTTTATTCAGGGAAGAACAAATGGTGGCTAAACCAAATGATTTATCTGAATCTAGAAGCATTCCAGGAGGGAAGTTTGGGTCTGTAGACTTGGCCACTGAAAATGAACTTTTGGTAAATGAGTTTCTCCACCAGCAACATCCTGTTCCTGACAGTTTGGGCATGATTGAAGAAGATCAAAATAGCATCCAGGTTtggacattttatttttctgatttttttttatctttacaaATCAGTGTTTGTCATCTTTATCTGATTATCTAAGATATGTAAACTATCTTTTGTTTCTGTTCAGTACTCGTGGCATCTTGTATAACAATAAGATTTTTCTCACGTTAATCTTCTAAATTATCTAAAGCAGAATATATCATCAAGTAATATCtagaataaaatttcattttttggaCATTCTATTAATCACATggtcttcaaattttgatttataatatGGTAGGGGCAAACTAAAAAAGTGTTCACCTTTTTCCATCTTCCGTTTCAGGTAAAGGTGAGAGAAACAATGCACAAGGCCTTCTGGGATAGCGTCATGGAATCATTGAAACAGGAAGAGCCCAACTATGATCGGGTGCTTCAGCTTGTGAGAGAAGTCCATGATGAACTTTGCAATATGGCTCCAGAGAGCTGGAAACATGAGATAACTGAAGCCTTTGACATAGATTTTCTTTCCCAGGTATTAATAATAGACTTATGCTTGGATTCTGCtggatttattatttattgtctttaaaatctttcaatatgtatatagattaaaaattttcttttcattttctgtcATTTGGTAGGTACTCAAGTCAGGGAACATGGATATAGACTACCTTGGGAGGATTTTGGAGTTTACGTTAGTCACATTGCAGAAGCTCTCCTCTCCTTCAAAAGAAGGCCAGCTGAAGGCTAGTTATGAGTGTTTATTTGAAGAGTTAACTGAGATATGTCGTCCAACCAAAGATAAGTCGAACAATCCATGTGAAATTGCCTTGATTCGGGGTCTACAATTTGTCATGGAGCAGATTCAGGTTTGTTTcatacttttaatttcttcttccagCGATCTTTTAATTGGAGAGACTAAAtgttatgaaaataattgcaTCCTCTGAATAATTCTATGAACTACGTTTCATCAATAATTGGATTGAGAGTTTGTGATGATTTACTCCATTGGTTTCTcttctaaatagttttttgACACTATTAATGTCATATGTTTACAATCTAGAGACGGTTCATCGTTGCATTTGGTCATTTTCATCGATACATTGCTGCAAAATCTTACTTTTGGGCTCCAATTTCAGGTGCTCAGACAAGAGATAAGCAAAGCTCGTATAGGAATTATGAAGTCTATTTTAACGGGACCCCATGGTTTTGATTATCTTAGAAAGGCTTTTGCGAACCAATATGGGGTTCCATCAGACGCCAACACCAAGCTTCCAAAAACAATGCAATGGCTGTCGTCTGTTTGGCATGGCAAAAACCAGGAGTGGGAAGAACACAAGATCTTGTTATCATCATTGTCTGTGGTTTCCAAGGGATCATCAAAGGGCTGTCTTCCATCGACCTCTTTAAGAACCGGTGGAGGTATTGTCCAGCCAGTGAATTCAAGCCCACAGACATCTAACACTGCCAGAGAAACAACAGGTACTGACAACTGAATCCACcgattctctttttctttaacagCCTAATAATACTCAAAAGTTAAGAGCCAGATTTCATAATTTGGCTGTTGTTTGAATTCTTCTAGGCAATGAACAACCGGAATGTCTTGGAGGAGAATTGGATATAGCTATCAGGCTGGGACTTCTAAAGTTGGTTACTGTTGTGTCTGGTGTAACACAAGAAGTAATACCAGAAACGTTCAGTCTTAACCTTGGCCGGATAAGGGCTGTTCAAGCTGAAGTTCAGAAACTAATTGTTACGACAACGAGGTAGAAGGGATTCAAAATGGTTGAGAAGAATTGGAGTTTTGTACTTTTGTGATGACAAATGTTTTAATGCTTTTGCTGCTCATTGTTTCTCTTGCAGCATACTTGTTTGGAGGCAGATCCTCCTGAGCCAGAGAAGTTCAACAATGACAACTACTGACATAGAAACTGCAGTCTTGAATTGCGCTCAACATCTTTCAAACATGTTAGACCAAAACGAAAATGCAGGAATCGAAGAAATTACAGAGGCAATAGTTAAGTTCACAGGAGATGGTGATGAGATTCTTCAATCAAGCAGGGTAGTTGTCAGCCGGATGATAAGAAAATGCTTGCAGGCAGGTGACGCTGTGTTTGAAAAGGTGTCACGTGCCGTTTACTTGGGAGCGAGAGGAGTCATTTTGGGTGGAAGTGGAAGGAATGGAAGAAGATTAGCAGAAAAGGCTCTGCGGCAAGTCGGAGGAGCCGTGCTAACTGAAAGGATGGTGAAAGCTGCCGAAGTTTTAGTACAGGCAGCCAGTGTATCAGTTAAGGTTCATGAAGGATGGTACGCTGATTTggttaatttgattgattgtgaaatatgaagaaatggGATAGGAGGGAAGTacataaaagaaatgtaaagAAGAAactacatatatgtatataagtTAGtgtgtgaaaagaaaaagaagaaagaattgtGTTGATATAGTGGGTTGCACAGTTGAAAGCAGGCATTGACTGTGATTGTGTAGTGTTAGGGATGATCATGATAGCAAAGGTGTAATTAATTGAATGTGTAAATGTGACGtggaattaataataaaattgtatttattggTCTTTGATTTGgtcttctttctatttttctgtCCAAATACAAAATGCTTTATCTAGATGTGATAATTCCAAAGGAAAAGAGGGCTTGAGCTCCACATAGGaaggaaataataaaagatattaGAAATTCATTTTGGCTGAGATAACCTGAAGACAATTCAAGACTAACAAAAGGGTTATGcagataaaaagaatttgaagttGGCAGAAAGAGTAAGCTGAATCCAAGATATATCAGACCATATCAGATTGTGGAACGAATAGGATGATCAACAACTTACagattaaaattataagaagAGTTATCTATAGCTAAGATATGATTTTATGTATCTATGCGCTGTCGACATGTTTTCATCCACGATGTGTGTGCCCACGCAAAAAGAAAACGTTAGCAGAAGACTTTGCCCAAACATTAGGATGACCATATGCGTTTTGACCTTGATCCTAAGTGAGTTGTGAGCTCTTATTATCTATGAGCTAGAACAATGTCTTGATCTGTATGGATAAGAGTGACTAGTTTCATTGACTCACTAGGCTTACCTTTAGTAGGGAGTTGGAACCACAActacacaagatgaaattcacttctATCCGTTTTAAGGGGAAGTAGATGGATTGCATGCTTCGTTGAAAGCTCATTCTTAATCTTGAACAATGAGACCTCACCTTCTCATTGGCACGAAAGGATTCACTTTATAGTAATTAAACCATAGATCACtatttgttcattagaggaatcattaatagtatatataaagagTTAGATGTAACTACAAGAGTAAAATGACAATTTGATCGATCTAGTTGTAATTACAAACAATTTGTGAATGGTTGACGTAttattgatttgttatattcatgGATACAAAAGTACATCAGCGAAAAGTGCAACTCTCAATTTTTAGTGAAGTGAACTAATAACtaatgaatattgattaatttaattaaatcataaaccctaatttaattaattaatttcatatggTCTAAATTTCCAATAATATCTATATGTTCATACTGATCCCAAATTAGTCCACAGAAGatagaaacaagaaatatttgattttagaataatttgatttgtttaaattatttaagaaaattaaattgtattaatACCATTGATTAATATAACGTTATAATGTATATTGgaacattataatatatagttaattataaatatgatttataattaaaactatatgatATAAGAGgaataaatatttggatgagactcaatattatatatataaataagacTTATATCAATACTATTAGGTTACATTTGATGtgaatatgatttatattaaaactatGTCATAAGGGACACAGTagcattataaaaaatgtggCTATGAATTATGTTTGTATAATAGATGGtttattaaatagttaattaaacatattatatattataaaattgtgtttttgtGTTTCATAATTGAATTACAAATTGTAGGACGAAAATCAATTTCCATCCGTCGAGTGTTCGGAGAAGTTGAGAGTCTCACGTTGGAGTATTGCTCCATATAAGATAGATGAGTTACTTCTTTTATTAGCCAGTTGGTTTTGAGATAAAACTCtatactatcaaatttaacatggtatcagagcctacTAAACCCAAACGGGTATTCGGTCCATAATAGGTGAACCAAAAAGACGCACCATCTTTAGAAGACATATTAGAGAAGTTGAGAGTTTCACATTGGAAAAACCTAGTGGATTCATACTTCATATAAGATAGGTGAACTATTTCTCTAATTGCCAATCGATTTTGTGATGGAATCCCGTACTATCCAAATTTAACATTGAAGAATTCTTGTAGACATACGTGAAGTTGGGGGAGATAGATGGAGAAATCTTCCATGAGtgctttatatataatatgagcTTTACATCTAACTTCTGATACCGATTAACATAATCTAAAATGAAATTGCATCAATATTAAATCCTCCAGCACACTTCCAATAAGATATAAGACAGAAAtcctttcaattatttattgaatatgCTTGGAGAtttaatagattgttttaatttaaatgaacaatatgaaagtttgaaacagAAATACATTGTGTCTTTGAGCTCATCTCACCCATGTGAACTCTCACAGAAATGatggaaattaattagttttgttaAGAAGTTGTTGTAGAAAGTGAATAATGTTTGCATGAGAGGTTCCTCCATCATCCATAGCTTCTTTTGCCAATTCCCTCCACTTCCTCAACctctttcttatttcttctccaacttctccttcttccataACTTCATTCACACATTTCTCTATCTCTTCTCTTCTACACATTCCATTGTCTTCCTCTCTTAATCTCACCCTCTTCCCAACCCTCCACACATCCTCCACGTACTTGGCATTCGTTGGCTGGTCCGACCACTGCGCCATCGTCACCAACGGCACTCCCAAACTCAACGCTTCCAGGGTCGAGTTCCAACCGCAGTGCGTAACGAAACATCCAACTGATTTATGAGCCAACACTTGGAGCTGACAGCACCAATTTACCACCAACCCTTTCTGATCACCTGCTGCGTCCTCATGATCCTCAATGAAATTCTGAGGAAGCTTATGGACCTCCGATTCTCTAACAACCCATAAGAAGTATTTGTTGGTTCTCTTCAGGGCACATGCTAATTCTTCCATTTGCTCCTTCTCTAATTCAGCGCCACTTCCAAATGAGACGTAGATGACGGATTTGTGGTGCTTAGAATCAAGCCATTTCATTGTcaaatctttgtttttgtttggttcAAACATGCTAACCCCATAATCTTTGTCGTTTTCTAGCCTTCCATCTAAGTACATTGAAGGAACCATTGGACCAATGTTCTTCATTGCAAACTTCCCTTCCATCCACTTCACCTCCTGAagaatacaaatatataaaatttctctattttgtaACAATAACTTCAACGTaccatttgttatttttaaattgaatctatttccttttatttctttactaTATGGTTTCcactttttatcatttcaatatttcaattcttactcaaacttctaaaaatagaaaacaagtttttaaaacaatataccaaaatattttaaaaatataccaATTGGGtttttgtcattcatttttagaaactattattatttctactgaatgaaatatttgttttgttatccaTTTTCTACAGACGTTTGAAAAAGGCCacagttttgtttttaaaatttgatgaatgggttatttgaaatttatttatttaaagaaagtgaaaattgtagccaaaataataataataataaaactttctttttgtttttagaattatacTAATAGTTCAAgtgtttatttaaagaaatgcaTTAGAAGAAAACcaacataaaatgaaatattaatacaaaaaGCTAAACTAAAAATCTCTATGAAAAAAAGGGTAAAGGGATGAGTTATAGTAATTTAACATTGACAATTACCTGTGGTTCCAAGCTATCGAAAGTGTTGGTGAAAATCCAATCAGCTTCATCCAAACGTGCAAATTGATCAGATAACATATTAAGAATATCAGGATACTTGAGAGGATCGTAGACGAAAGAGGGAAAGTCAGAGGGGCAAAGAGGAGGGAGGCCATCCAAAGAAATGGAGCATTGTTCCAAAGGAACGCCAAGCCATCCTTTATAAACATTATAATAGATAGAATTAACAGCGCAAGACTGAGTGAAGAACGCAGCACTAGAAACTCCAAATTGTTTGACAATGTCAATAACCCATGGAAATGCAGCATCATAAACAACACAAGCAATATTTGGATTAGAAGTAAGAAGATGAGTCAAATGGGAGCGAATGGCGGCTTGACGACGCTCCCAAAAAACACGTTGATCAGGGTGGTCAAGTCCTTGATAAGGCAAAAGAGGAATGTGGTGAATAGTGAGTGAGGGAGTGAGTGTTTGATATTGAGTTACTGTAGAATGGTTGTTGGCgttttttgttaaaatgagTGGAAGGGTTATTTTGAGAGATGGGTGATGGGCAAGAAGATGCTTGGCAAATTGGAGGAGTGGGTTTATGTGGCCTTGGGCAGGAAATGGAACCACTATTACTTCAACAACTTCATCTTCCTGTACCCTActcaaattttttctttcttcttccacacttcttcccattttactatatttttctctcttcaattATGTGTTTATGTGTTTGGGATTGGTACATTGTTTGGGTGGCTGTAGCTATCACTATTTGAgctctctctttttttgtaAGCATATATGTGAGCTAAGCCAATACGTCATGCaacttaacattttttttaatcatgttAATTCTCAGTggatatattatatagttttaaaataatcaatctTGATCTGTAGTTTTGTTATGTGaagataacttttttttttttttgtctttttgtcttttatgtgTGATACTGATTACCATAACTTTTTCGTGCGATTGAAGAATTATTGTGCTACACAGAAGATAGTTAGAGCTGATGATATATCCTAAGTAACGTAACAactctattctttttatttcatgtgcctctttattatatattactttCTTGAAATGAGTTGTATCTGTCTTAAAAACAATActtaatgtatatatttgtctatttattcaatatattgTTCAATAAATAACTACACAGaagattaaatatatatatctcataatacatatattgaTTCCAATATCAATACAAACCCATAATGTGATACACAGTACAAACCCAACCTTTCATGACTCATATATTGTGTGGTTGGCCAACGTACAGTAAATTCTTTAATCTAAGCCTTGGGAGATGTGAGCTGACTGCAACAGCTAGCAGACAAGAATTAGTTTGGTAAGGATAAGATCATGACTTGACATGAGGGGGAGGTGAGCTTAATTGGTTGTGTGCATGGAGTGAGCTAGGGTGGCctattaaagaaaaggaaaactgTACTGTACACTAGCATCAACCCTGCTTAAGCCAAACCAGAAAATAATGGTTGTAAGTAATGCAATGTTGGACTTAAAGAAGGGAAGAAATGTTAAAATGAATTACAACATTTAccaatatagtaaaatttattaattgtgTTAGTTGAGTTACTCAATTCAAAgtgtataaattaaacaatctTGTGATGGTTGGAAACTTtattcaattcaaatgaaaCCGATTGAGACCGTCTCCCAATTTACTTCTCTAATATTGGTATAAGAATTTGTCACATCTAAACTATCATAGATGTATATTTAAGATTTCTCTAAAATAACGAATTCAACCCAAAAACTTAAGCggatgattaaaaataaataaatattacatctaatataatatctaaagGTGACTAGATAAATAACAATACGTTGTggataaatattaaaaacatttaattatgaaaatggCAAACCcgaaaaatgtataaaaatatacGAGACATGAAATTGTCAAAAGTACACTACACCACAAATAAAACCCTTCAAGTTCCGATATATCCTTATCTTCACTGTATTAAAAGGAGCTTAAGGGAAGAATCATTTTTGAACGATTTACTCGATGgcttatttatgattatttaattaatataatatcattaacaatttataatcttttcaaattctcacATTTATGGGGTAAGTTATTATTTAAGAGATGAATAGGttagaatatgaaaagttatatatttatttctataatttaattttcaaaatttacaatgTATATTAAggatgaaattacaaaatattttgtaacttttatcttcatatatatatatatatataaaaagaactctcttcaatcttttttataaacatttgaaatttctcTTCTACTTAAGTTTGTTTTCGGGGTCTCTTTACTCacgatattttgttttgtctaTTACTTCgtttaatatatacttttgtgtTATGTTTGCAATAGGTTAACCTTTAATCatcttattaattatatttcttttaaatggtTGAACTTTTCtcaattcaatattattttctatgcatatatataatttcgaattaagaaaaacatagataatttcaaaagaaataaatgtcTTGATATGAACGCACGCCTGAGTATTCTAGTAATTTCAAAGGTCtctaaacaatttaaaaacataaaaataaaaatacacggtaatacaaaaagaaaacgttGGCAGAGGCATTgtccaagttttttttaatatctgcTAGAGTTTTTCTGCGTTGGTAGAGACCGAAATTCTTGTAGTGAGACATGTGAGTGGAGGTAGtcttgtataaatattttatacaatatCGAACTATGAAAtgattagtttatttttataacacAATTACTTGAAGAGACTAACATTTTACTAGGATTGACCATATGTGTTTCGACCTTAGTCCTAAGTGATCAGTTGTGAACTCTTATCTATGAGAACAATCCCTTGATCTGTATGGTGAGCTTAGTGGCTAGTTTTCTTGACTCACTAATTCGGTCATTTGGAGATATGTTTGAGTAGGGAGTTGGAAGCACAACTGCATATATACAAAGATGAAATTTCACTTCTTTGTCTTAAGAGGAAGTAGATGAATTGCTTCCTTCATAGTTAATTTCAAGTCTTAAACAATGAAGTCTCACCCTCTCATTGACCCTAAAGGAGTTAGTTTATAGTAATTAGACTATAGACTCTTTGTTCATTAGAGGGATTAATATAATGGTATATAAAGACTTAGATACAATTACAAGATAACAACAATTTGACCTAGTTGGTAATTACGAACAATTTGTAAAAGGTTAGACGCATTATTgacttgttatatttatggACACAAAATTACATCTACATTGCTAAGAGTGCAACTCTCAATTTTCGTGGAGTGACTAATAACtaatgaatattgattaatttgaattaaatagtttaattaatctcatatcattCAAGTttctaatctataattagttaaaatctaaataaatatttgattttggaataattagaaatggtttaaattatttaattaagaaattaaattgtattaatatgattaatataGTGTATAATGTATATtgttacattataatatagttaataatttaatttataattaaaaccatataatataagggagataaatatttagatgagactcaaatattatatatatatatgtataaataagCTTTATATCGATATTGTAGATGTGAATATGACTTATATTAAAACTATGTTATAGGAAATATAGTTGCATTATAATAACCACagtatattataaaattgtgtttttgtttttcataattGAATTACAAATTGTACGACGAAATTCAATTCCCATCTGTTGAGGAATTCTTTTTGAGATACGTGAAGTTGGCagagagagatggagaaaTCTTCCATGACTGCAACAAAAAGGGTAATGCTTAAACATAATATTACGAACTTCTGATTCAATGAGCTTTACATCtaacttcttttaatttggaagtctggaaacaaaaatacattgtCTTTGAGCTCATCACCCATGTGAACTCTCACAAAAATGatacaaattaattagttttgttcAAAAGTTGTTGTACAAAGTGAATAATGTTTGCATGAGAGGTTCCCCCATCATCCATAGCTTCTTTTGCCAATTCCCTCCACTTCCTCAAgttctttcttatttcttctctaacttttccttcttccatAACTTCATTCACACATTTCTCTATCTCTTCTCTTCTACACACT
This DNA window, taken from Cucumis sativus cultivar 9930 chromosome 6, Cucumber_9930_V3, whole genome shotgun sequence, encodes the following:
- the LOC116404376 gene encoding UDP-glycosyltransferase 74E2-like; the encoded protein is MGRSVEEERKNLSRVQEDEVVEVIVVPFPAQGHINPLLQFAKHLLAHHPSLKITLPLILTKNANNHSTVTQYQTLTPSLTIHHIPLLPYQGLDHPDQRVFWERRQAAIRSHLTHLLTSNPNIACVVYDAAFPWVIDIVKQFGVSSAAFFTQSCAVNSIYYNVYKGWLGVPLEQCSISLDGLPPLCPSDFPSFVYDPLKYPDILNMLSDQFARLDEADWIFTNTFDSLEPQEVKWMEGKFAMKNIGPMVPSMYLDGRLENDKDYGVSMFEPNKNKDLTMKWLDSKHHKSVIYVSFGSGAELEKEQMEELACALKRTNKYFLWVVRESEVHKLPQNFIEDHEDAAGDQKGLVVNWCCQLQVLAHKSVGCFVTHCGWNSTLEALSLGVPLVTMAQWSDQPTNAKYVEDVWRVGKRVRLREEDNGMCRREEIEKCVNEVMEEGEVGEEIRKRLRKWRELAKEAMDDGGTSHANIIHFLQQLLNKTN
- the LOC101216796 gene encoding uncharacterized protein LOC101216796 isoform X2, with translation MEAGVDTPPPTHTTGIPKRLRQRLLVECKSPSTVVEIQAKLRHADLRRQQHYEKLSSKARPKPKSPSHSSQEGNLAQRLEAKLLAAEQKRLGILANAQKRLAMVDEVRQVAKTVVERRKQEEREKLGKEVATRAKQAEANRMLIQKAYRQRRASLMERSSMSLVRKMTWENKYRERVRAAISQKRAAAEKKRLGLLEAEIKRARARVLQARRVAKSVSQQREVERRKMRDKLEDRMQRAKRKRAEYLRQRGRPDIASRVNIIRMHKHADILSQKLARCWRRFLKLRRTTLALTEAYNSLNINGRSVKSMPFEQFAVLIESSSTLQTVKALLDRLESRLKAAKVVAATSYPFKFENIDHLLKRVASPKRRSSPSSARSRNTSRVVVREVARSIAKPFRYPVRVVLCAYMILGHPDAVLSSQGEREIALVKTAKEFVNEFELLVKIILEGPIQSSDDELESSPKQWTFRSQLAAFDKAWCSYLNCFVAWKVKDARALEEDLVRAACQLELSMLQTCKLSAGGDNALTHDMKAIQKQVTDDKKLLREKVQDLSGDAGVERMESALSETRSKYFESVENGSPLSLPVTQFISSSISNSDGPSISRSDVRSNKDRHIERPARVVRSLFREEQMVAKPNDLSESRSIPGGKFGSVDLATENELLVNEFLHQQHPVPDSLGMIEEDQNSIQVKVRETMHKAFWDSVMESLKQEEPNYDRVLQLVREVHDELCNMAPESWKHEITEAFDIDFLSQVLKSGNMDIDYLGRILEFTLVTLQKLSSPSKEGQLKASYECLFEELTEICRPTKDKSNNPCEIALIRGLQFVMEQIQVLRQEISKARIGIMKSILTGPHGFDYLRKAFANQYGVPSDANTKLPKTMQWLSSVWHGKNQEWEEHKILLSSLSVVSKGSSKGCLPSTSLRTGGGIVQPVNSSPQTSNTARETTGNEQPECLGGELDIAIRLGLLKLVTVVSGVTQEVIPETFSLNLGRIRAVQAEVQKLIVTTTSILVWRQILLSQRSSTMTTTDIETAVLNCAQHLSNMLDQNENAGIEEITEAIVKFTGDGDEILQSSRVVVSRMIRKCLQAGDAVFEKVSRAVYLGARGVILGGSGRNGRRLAEKALRQVGGAVLTERMVKAAEVLVQAASVSVKVHEGWYADLVNLIDCEI
- the LOC101216796 gene encoding uncharacterized protein LOC101216796 isoform X1 codes for the protein MEAGVDTPPPTHTTGLGISLDLSLPDSLLSSSSSSSSSSYSSSSSPPRIPKRLRQRLLVECKSPSTVVEIQAKLRHADLRRQQHYEKLSSKARPKPKSPSHSSQEGNLAQRLEAKLLAAEQKRLGILANAQKRLAMVDEVRQVAKTVVERRKQEEREKLGKEVATRAKQAEANRMLIQKAYRQRRASLMERSSMSLVRKMTWENKYRERVRAAISQKRAAAEKKRLGLLEAEIKRARARVLQARRVAKSVSQQREVERRKMRDKLEDRMQRAKRKRAEYLRQRGRPDIASRVNIIRMHKHADILSQKLARCWRRFLKLRRTTLALTEAYNSLNINGRSVKSMPFEQFAVLIESSSTLQTVKALLDRLESRLKAAKVVAATSYPFKFENIDHLLKRVASPKRRSSPSSARSRNTSRVVVREVARSIAKPFRYPVRVVLCAYMILGHPDAVLSSQGEREIALVKTAKEFVNEFELLVKIILEGPIQSSDDELESSPKQWTFRSQLAAFDKAWCSYLNCFVAWKVKDARALEEDLVRAACQLELSMLQTCKLSAGGDNALTHDMKAIQKQVTDDKKLLREKVQDLSGDAGVERMESALSETRSKYFESVENGSPLSLPVTQFISSSISNSDGPSISRSDVRSNKDRHIERPARVVRSLFREEQMVAKPNDLSESRSIPGGKFGSVDLATENELLVNEFLHQQHPVPDSLGMIEEDQNSIQVKVRETMHKAFWDSVMESLKQEEPNYDRVLQLVREVHDELCNMAPESWKHEITEAFDIDFLSQVLKSGNMDIDYLGRILEFTLVTLQKLSSPSKEGQLKASYECLFEELTEICRPTKDKSNNPCEIALIRGLQFVMEQIQVLRQEISKARIGIMKSILTGPHGFDYLRKAFANQYGVPSDANTKLPKTMQWLSSVWHGKNQEWEEHKILLSSLSVVSKGSSKGCLPSTSLRTGGGIVQPVNSSPQTSNTARETTGNEQPECLGGELDIAIRLGLLKLVTVVSGVTQEVIPETFSLNLGRIRAVQAEVQKLIVTTTSILVWRQILLSQRSSTMTTTDIETAVLNCAQHLSNMLDQNENAGIEEITEAIVKFTGDGDEILQSSRVVVSRMIRKCLQAGDAVFEKVSRAVYLGARGVILGGSGRNGRRLAEKALRQVGGAVLTERMVKAAEVLVQAASVSVKVHEGWYADLVNLIDCEI